A single Hypanus sabinus isolate sHypSab1 chromosome 24, sHypSab1.hap1, whole genome shotgun sequence DNA region contains:
- the LOC132380747 gene encoding zinc-alpha-2-glycoprotein-like, with translation MRALCSPSFLAFLGAVLSILEVVEATRSGLHILHQYCECTQRDHKTVVSWVDGYDGETIVYYDPDNKTFVATRRFAQRVVDKRNANSYFVESIPEQIASLCDRIKRLAISTNATWERKAPTHTRAFMQKKQGQMYLVCTAKNFFPRGIKVHWVRNGKVADSGSDMTNIVPQSNGTFQVRSVRSLDGDSQGYVCQMEHEAVSGKLVIPLEHKALVENEALIIVGAVLGILGLCAMAVTGILYCCTSEGPPHLLYRCHWCQYVPGCSPSPLRVA, from the exons ATGAGGGCTCTGTGCAGTCCCTCCTTCCTGGCCTTCCTCGGGGCAGTGCTGTCCATCCTGGAAGTGGTGGAGGCCACCCGGAGTG GTTTACATATCCTTCACCAGTACTGCGAGTGCACTCAACGCGATCACAAGACCGTTGTGTCCTGGGTGGATGGCTACGATGGCGAGACCATCGTTTACTACGACCCGGACAACAAGACGTTTGTGGCCACCCGTCGCTttgcccagagagtggtggacaagCGCAACGCTAACAGCTATTTTGTGGAGTCCATCCCCGAGCAGATCGCGAGCCTCTGCGACAGGATCAAGCGCCTGGCCATCTCGACCAACGCCACATGGGAAAGAAAAG CTCCTACCCATACCAGAGCCTTCATGCAGAAGAAACAGGGCCAAATGTACCTGGTGTGCACGGCCAAGAACTTCTTCCCCCGGGGCATTAAAGTGCACTGGGTCAGAAACGGGAAAGTTGCTGACAGTGGATCAGACATGACCAACATTGTCCCTCAAAGCAATGGGACTTTTCAAGTTAGGAGCGTCCGTTCTCTGGATGGAGACAGCCAGGGGTACGTCTGTCAGATGGAGCATGAGGCCGTCAGTGGGAAGCTCGTGATACCTCTAG AACACAAGGCACTGGTTGAGAACGAAGCTTTGATCATTGTTGGAGCTGTTCTGGGGATACTCGGGCTCTGCGCCATGGCGGTGACTGGAATCCTGTACTGCTGCACCTCAGAGG